The sequence below is a genomic window from Terriglobia bacterium.
CGGAGACCCGGACGGTTCCGTGTCAGCTGACCATCATCGGCGTCCCGGTGGCCAGCTTCTCGCCGACCTCGATCGCGTACGGCACCAAGTTCGTCGGGTACTCGCAGCTTCAGACGTTCCAAGTCGTGAACACCGGCACCGACGTGCTCCGCGTGACGGATCTCACCACCACTCACGGGTCCCTCACGATCGAGGGGGCGGCGAGCGGCGATGTGTATGCTCGCGCGGCGTTCGATCTGCCGCCGGGTGGCTCGCGGCTGTTCACGCTGCGCTGGCTGCCGATGGTTCCCATGACCCTGAACGCGGCGGTCCAGGTCTACAGCAACGATCCGGTGAACCCGATCAAGGCGATGCCGGTGACGGGCACCGCAATCCTTCCGCCGATCGTCGGCTGGTCGCCCACGTCGTTCACCGAGTCCCTGATCTCGGGCGACGTGGTCCACCGCGCGCTACGCCTGACGAACACCGGCGGAAGCAATCTGACTTACAGCACCGACGTCCATCTCAGCACCGGCGCCGTGGTGCCGAACTATCCGCCCATCGAGCTCAAGAAGGACGAGCCCGACCCGCGGCCCGGCATTCTCGGCTCCGGCGGGCCCGACACGTTCGGCTACCGCTGGCGCGACTCCGACTCGCTTAACGGCCCGGTCTTCAGCTGGACCGACATCAGCGGGACCGGAACGCAGATCAGCTTCACCAGCTCCGACGACGCCAACACCACGGGGATCCCCATCGGCTTCTCCTTCCCGTTCTACGGCGGAAGCTTCACGACGGTGAACGTCTGCACGAACGGGTGGCTGTCGTTCACGAACACGACGACCTCCTTGACCAACTACGCGCTGCCCAGCACCAGCGCGCCGGAGAACCTGCTGGCGCTGTTCTGGGACGATCTGCACTTGCGCACCGGCAACGTGAAATACCTCAACGACGGAACGCGGTTCATCGTGCAGTACACGAACGTCGACACGTTCTCGACCTCCGGCCTGTTCACGTTCCAGGTGATCCTGTACCCGAACGGCCGGATCGTCTATCAGTACCTGTCGATGACCGGCACGGTCACCGGCGCGACGCTCGGGATCCAGGACGCGACGAAGACCGACGGCCTGACCGTGGTCTTCAACGCCGCGTACGTGCACAACAGCTTGGCGGTCGAGTTCAACCCGCCCATCGGCTGGATCGGCGTGACGCCGCGCACGGGCACGGTTGCGCCCGGCGCGTTCATCGATCTTGACGTGGCGATCGACTCGACCGGCCTGATCGGCGGCGACTACTCCGCGAGCGTGGACGTCACCACCAATGATCCGGCGAACGGCGTGTTCGCGGTGCCGGTGAACCTCCACGTCACGGGCGTTCCGCACATCGGGGCCGCCCCGGCGTCGCTGATCTTCCCGATGACCTACGTCGGATACAGCCACACCCTGCCGCTCCTGATCCAGAACACCGGGACCGACGTCCTGCACGTCAGCGGAGTCTCGGTCGCCGGCGACTTCAGCCAGACCGGCTTGACGCCGCCCGTGAGCATCCCGGTGTTCGGCTCGATCCCGATCACGGTGAGCTTCTCGCCGACCGCGCCGGGGACGCTCTCCGGGAGCATCACCGTCACCAGCGACGATCCGACCGGGAACCCGCTGGTCATTCCGCTCAGCGGCCTCGCGCTGACCCCGCCGGTAATCCAGGTCACGCCGACCTCCTTCACGGAAGCGCTGAACGTGGGCGACGTCGTCCACCGCACGCTGCACGTGGAGAACCAGGGCGGCAGCGACCTGACCTTCACCGCCACGGCCCAGAGGCTCAACGGCGCCGGGGTCACCCAGTACACGTACACCGAGCTCAAGAAGGGCGAGGCGGACACGCGGCCTGGCATCCTCGGCTCCGGCGGGCCCGACGCGTTCGGCTACAAGTGGAAGGACTCCGACGAGGCGGGCGGCCCGGTCTTCGACTGGGTCGAGATCTCGGGCGTCGGAACCCCGCTCACCTTCGGCTCGAGTGACGACAGCACCGTGGTCGGAATTCCGCTGGGCATGACGTTCTCGTTCTACGGCAACAACTTCACGACGGTGAACGCCTGCACCAACGGCTGGCTGTCCTTCACCTCGACCCTCACGTCGTACAGTAACTACGCGCTCCCAAGCACGAGCGCGCCGGAGAACCTGCTGGCCGCGTTCTGGGACGATCTCTACAAGGGGACGACCAGCAACGCCTACTACTACTACGACGGGACGCGCTTCATCCTGCAGTACAACAACTGGCAGACACTCTCGGGAGGCTCGGCCTACCCTCTCACGTTCGAAGTGATTCTCTACCCGAGCGGCAAGGTGGTGTTCCAGTACCTCTCTATGCCGGGAACGCTCACCAGCGCCACGATCGGCATCCAGAACGCGGCCAAGGACGACGGCCTGACGGTCGTCGCCAACAACGTGTACCTCCACGACAACATGGCGATCGACTTCTCGAAGGGCGTTGACTGGCTGACCGTGACCCCGGACGGCGCCACGATTCCCGCCGGCGGCTCCGCGGATTTCGACGTGGTCTTCAACGCCACCCAACTGGTCTGCGGCGACTACCTCGGCAGCATCGACCTCAGCAGCAACGACCCGGCACGCCCGATGGTCCATGTCCCGGTCACTCTCCAAGTGACCGGAATCCCGGACATCGGCGTCAGCCCGGCATCGCTGACCTTCCCGATGACCTACGTCGGCTACTCCAGCGCGCTGCCGTTGACCATCGAGAACAACGGGCCCGGCTGCCTGCACATTACGGACGTTACGGTCGCCGGAGACTTCAGCCAGACCGGCCTCACGAACACGACGATCGTCGCGCCGTACAGCACGCTTCCCATCACGGTCCACTTCGCGCCGACCGCACCGGGGACGCTCTCCGGGAGCATCACCATCACCAGCGACGATCCGGACACGAACCCGGTCGTCATCCCGCTGGAGGGTACCTCCCTGATGCCGCCGGTGATCCATCCCGATCCGGCGTCCATCTACGTGGCTCTCCCGCCCGACACACCCGGCACCACGAACCTCTCGGTGTGCAACACCGGCGGCTCGGATTTGGTCTGGCAGAGCGGGACGAACATCCTCACCGGCGTCTCGGTGCCGATGTACGGAACCCTGGAAACCGGCAAGGACGAGATCGATCCTCGGCCGGGGATCCTCGGATCCGGCGGTCCGGACGCGTTCGGCTACCGGTGGAGGGACTCCGACGAACCGGGCGGCCCGGTGTTCGACTGGGTGGACATCTCCGGCGTCGGCACCCCGCTCGCGCTGAACAGCGACGATCAGAGCGTCACCGGCATCCCGATCGGGTTCGGCTTCACGTTCTACGGCAGCACGTACTCGACGTTGAACGCGAACACCAACGGCTGGCAGTCGTTCACGAGCACCGTCACCTCCGGCCTCTACGCCTACGACAACCAGCCGCTCCCGACCGGCGGCACTTCCTACCCGGAGAACCTGCTGGCCCCGTTCTGGGACGACCAGAACTTCAGCTCAAGCGCGGGCAGCGCGCAGGCGTTCTACTACAACGACGGCCTCCGGTTCATCGTGGAGTACGTCAACGTGCCCCACTACACCGGTGGCGGCCTCACCGGGCTGTACACCTACGAGACGATCCTCTACCCCGACGGCAAGATCGTCTACCAGTACCTCTCGATGACCGGCACGCTCAACTCGGCCACGATCGGCATTCAGAACGCAACCCGCGACGATGGGCTGTACGCGGTATTCGACGCGGCCTACGTCCACGACAACCTGGCGATCCAGTTCACGAGCATCCCGCAGTGGCTCATCTGCTCGCCGGTGAACGGAACCGTCTCGGCGGGTGAGTGCCAGGACACCGTCTGCGCGCTGGACTGCACCGGCCTCGACCACGGGTTCCACGACGCCACCCTCGACCTCAGCAGCAACGACCCGGCCAACCCGCTCCTCGGGGTTCCGGTCCGGCTCGCCTGCGACCAGAAACCCACTGCCGTGGCGGGAGCCCCGCAGCAGGGCGAGTGCACCGGAAACCTCAGCGCGACCTTCACGCTGAGCGGCTCGGCCAGCGACCCCGACGGCGATCCGCTGACCTTCCTCTGGACCGCCCCCGGGATCACCTTCGACGATCCGACGAGCCCGACGCCCACCGCGAGCTTCCCACTGGGATCCACGGTGGTCACGCTCGTGGTCAACGACGGCTTTGAGAACTCCGATCCCGCGACCGTGACCATCACGGTCGTGGACACCCAGCCTCCGCTCATCTCGGCGATCTCGAGCCCGAGCGTGCTCTGGCCGCCGAACCACCGGATGGTGGACGTCAACAACACCGTGGTCGCGTCGGACATCTGCGATCCGAATCCGCCGATCGTCCTCATCGCCGCGACCTCGAACGAGCCCGATGACGCCAATGGCGTCGGGGACGGCAGCACCTCCGACGACATCCAGGGCGCCACGATCGGCACCCCGGACTACCAGATCCTGCTCCGCGCCGAGCGCGACGGTACCCGGAACGGGCGCGTGTACACCATGACCTATGTGGTCACCGACGCCGCGGGGAACGCCACCGGGGCGACCACGACGGTCGCGGTGCCGCACGACAAGGGCAACGGCCATTCGGCCGAGCCTTTGATGCTGAACCTGGCGGACACGCACAACACCAGGCTGGAATGGGAGCCGGTCGAAGGTGCGCAGAATTACGACATCATCCGGGGCAACGTGGCGAACCT
It includes:
- a CDS encoding choice-of-anchor D domain-containing protein, which encodes MGLTWTATGDDGIVGTASYYEVRYSTSSITEANWASATRAGNEPTPQVSGSPESMEVHGLDASTFYYFAIKAFDEWGNPGALSNLASGTTLPPPTGNVDPTSVTADLLTGQQTDRTVVLSNIGTGTLDFTIPSPAVGEPYSVPQDPLILGKDDPDPRHGSPILQGSGGPDAFGYRWVDSDEAGGPTFAWTDISGTGTAVSGVTSDDSTSAPIPLGFNFPFYGTLFNSILVCSNGWLSFSSSATSYSNQPLPNSGAPENLIAPFWDDLNPGGASLIFFQSFGTHAIVQWNNIPHYSSTGTGNYTFQAIIDQSGEITFQYLTVSGTLDSATIGIQDAAKTTGLQVDFNVAYVHDGLAVRIASIPQWLSAAPTSGRLRGGESKPIVLHMDASGLEGGHYPGTVNIQTNDPAHPVLPVSAVLHVTGAPEANVQPTSLAYGDVFVGVPTPQNLIVANAGTDTLVVTDILPSGPEITVTPRVFNVAPHSSQNVTVTWTPAVPGSFSGSVTVQSNDSSNPSIVVPVAGNGLVAPQMVYDPTSFTRTLYTAQQETLPLTVYNTGGSNLIVNAAANQGNGELVVADEVSALASGGPDGFGYRWKDSDASGGPTFNWVDISTTGTLLSLTGDDAGAVISNFGMTFPFYGSNFTGARVNTNGFITFTTTDTTNPYSNVALPTTSLPKNTIAPFWDDLYFRTSSGTPARTSKAFWQYDGSKVIIQYKNVFQRTTTEDLNFEVLLYPSGKIVMQYLTMTGTLNIATVGIQNLQTTTPTNFLQMVNNGTYIKNNLAIQISRTPDWLVVTPSSATIPPGGNFVFNVKFDATDRSGGVLNGGVVLTNNLPETRTVPCQLTIIGVPVASFSPTSIAYGTKFVGYSQLQTFQVVNTGTDVLRVTDLTTTHGSLTIEGAASGDVYARAAFDLPPGGSRLFTLRWLPMVPMTLNAAVQVYSNDPVNPIKAMPVTGTAILPPIVGWSPTSFTESLISGDVVHRALRLTNTGGSNLTYSTDVHLSTGAVVPNYPPIELKKDEPDPRPGILGSGGPDTFGYRWRDSDSLNGPVFSWTDISGTGTQISFTSSDDANTTGIPIGFSFPFYGGSFTTVNVCTNGWLSFTNTTTSLTNYALPSTSAPENLLALFWDDLHLRTGNVKYLNDGTRFIVQYTNVDTFSTSGLFTFQVILYPNGRIVYQYLSMTGTVTGATLGIQDATKTDGLTVVFNAAYVHNSLAVEFNPPIGWIGVTPRTGTVAPGAFIDLDVAIDSTGLIGGDYSASVDVTTNDPANGVFAVPVNLHVTGVPHIGAAPASLIFPMTYVGYSHTLPLLIQNTGTDVLHVSGVSVAGDFSQTGLTPPVSIPVFGSIPITVSFSPTAPGTLSGSITVTSDDPTGNPLVIPLSGLALTPPVIQVTPTSFTEALNVGDVVHRTLHVENQGGSDLTFTATAQRLNGAGVTQYTYTELKKGEADTRPGILGSGGPDAFGYKWKDSDEAGGPVFDWVEISGVGTPLTFGSSDDSTVVGIPLGMTFSFYGNNFTTVNACTNGWLSFTSTLTSYSNYALPSTSAPENLLAAFWDDLYKGTTSNAYYYYDGTRFILQYNNWQTLSGGSAYPLTFEVILYPSGKVVFQYLSMPGTLTSATIGIQNAAKDDGLTVVANNVYLHDNMAIDFSKGVDWLTVTPDGATIPAGGSADFDVVFNATQLVCGDYLGSIDLSSNDPARPMVHVPVTLQVTGIPDIGVSPASLTFPMTYVGYSSALPLTIENNGPGCLHITDVTVAGDFSQTGLTNTTIVAPYSTLPITVHFAPTAPGTLSGSITITSDDPDTNPVVIPLEGTSLMPPVIHPDPASIYVALPPDTPGTTNLSVCNTGGSDLVWQSGTNILTGVSVPMYGTLETGKDEIDPRPGILGSGGPDAFGYRWRDSDEPGGPVFDWVDISGVGTPLALNSDDQSVTGIPIGFGFTFYGSTYSTLNANTNGWQSFTSTVTSGLYAYDNQPLPTGGTSYPENLLAPFWDDQNFSSSAGSAQAFYYNDGLRFIVEYVNVPHYTGGGLTGLYTYETILYPDGKIVYQYLSMTGTLNSATIGIQNATRDDGLYAVFDAAYVHDNLAIQFTSIPQWLICSPVNGTVSAGECQDTVCALDCTGLDHGFHDATLDLSSNDPANPLLGVPVRLACDQKPTAVAGAPQQGECTGNLSATFTLSGSASDPDGDPLTFLWTAPGITFDDPTSPTPTASFPLGSTVVTLVVNDGFENSDPATVTITVVDTQPPLISAISSPSVLWPPNHRMVDVNNTVVASDICDPNPPIVLIAATSNEPDDANGVGDGSTSDDIQGATIGTPDYQILLRAERDGTRNGRVYTMTYVVTDAAGNATGATTTVAVPHDKGNGHSAEPLMLNLADTHNTRLEWEPVEGAQNYDIIRGNVANLHVQGSFIDLGDVLCIDRGTTDNTTIGFEDTAVPAPGQVFFYVGQYFDGQGESGYGTESAAKPRSVKVGHGDCH